The Miscanthus floridulus cultivar M001 chromosome 7, ASM1932011v1, whole genome shotgun sequence genome includes a region encoding these proteins:
- the LOC136465621 gene encoding vegetative cell wall protein gp1-like — MSPNDLKILNKRKRIRKIVIFAMKSCPATRSCSPQPATPGRARAAAAPLEPRRRREPRRCRELRRRPSHTAAVARPRALPPPLRPSLAVAASYAAARATSPPQPGQPAPSRHARPRAPAAAADPPQPLHGRPGRPSPPSPSHATPRRRPRPSSPAPPRAPLLVLALRLVLARALTRPRARPDSPSSSPAPLLVLALGLVLARALTRPHARLDSPSASASASSSPSASPSASSSPLASPSPSPRRGTRSRVGVPRCPQVCPHRVASPLHRPATAPLA; from the exons atgtcgccgaacgatttaaaaattcttaaTAAAAGGAAACGAATTCggaaaattgtgatatttgcaatgaagtcatg CCCCGCAACCCGCTCCTGCTCGCCCCAGCCCGCCACGCCCggccgcgcgcgcgccgccgccgctccgctcgagcctcgccgccgccgcgagccACGTCGTTGCCGCGAGCTACGCCGCCGCCCGAGCCACACCGCCGCCGTAGCCCGGCCACGCGCGCTGCCACCGCCGCTCCGCCCgagcctcgccgtcgccgcgAGCTACGCCGCCGCCCGAGCCACGTCGCCGCCGCAGCCCGGCCAGCCCGCCCCATCCCGCCACGCCCGCCCAcgcgcgccggcggcggccgccgacCCGCCCCAGCCCCTCCACGGCCGGCCAGGCCGTCCAAGCCCGCCCAGCCCTAGCCACGCCACGCCTCGGCGCCGGCCACGCCCCTCCTCTCCCGCCCCGCCGCGCGcgcccctcctcgtcctcgccctcAGGCTCGTCCTCGCCCGCGCCCTGACTCGCCCTCGCGCGCGCCCCGATTCGCCCTCGTCCTCGCCCGcgcccctcctcgtcctcgccctcgGGCTTGTCCTCGCCCGCGCTCTGACTCGCCCTCACGCGCGCCTCGACTCgccctcggcctcggcctcggcctcgtccTCACCGTCGGCCTCACCCTCGGCCTCATCCTCGCCGTTGGCCTCGCCCTCGCCATCGCCGCGGAGAGGAACAAG gAGCCGAGTCGGAGTACCCCGGTGTCCCCAGGTCTGcccgcaccgcgtcgcctcgccactgcaccgacccgccacggccccgctagcctga
- the LOC136463383 gene encoding uncharacterized protein, producing MVAPVVIASAGLGMLAGVAMANRSLGGDGLPAASRWDARPRCATCGGSGRVECMCNRWSDGDSGCRTCAGSGRMPCRSCGGSGTGRPLPARLTVQHQKPPPPAGYN from the coding sequence ATGGTGGCGCCGGTGGTGATCGCGTCGGCGGGGCTGGGCATGCTGGCCGGCGTGGCGATGGCCAACCGGTCCCTTGGGGGGGACGGGCTCCCAGCGGCCTCCAGGTGGGACGCGCGCCCGCGCTGCGCCACGTGCGGCGGCTCCGGCCGCGTCGAGTGCATGTGCAACCGCTGGTCCGACGGCGACTCCGGCTGCCGGACCTGCGCGGGGTCGGGGAGGATGCCCTGCCGCAGCTGCGGCGGCTCCGGCACCGGCAGGCCGCTCCCGGCGCGGCTCACCGTCCAGCAccagaagccgccgccgccggccggctaCAACTGA